Proteins from one Stenotrophomonas aracearum genomic window:
- a CDS encoding riboflavin synthase translates to MFTGIIEGVGHLAARDPLGGDVRFTFHVGSLPFEHVQMGESIAINGVCLTVVAFDATSFAADASTETLGLTTLGQLAPGAVINLERAMRPTDRLGGHLVSGHVDGLGQVLSIHEDARAQRWRFAAPAGLLRYIAKKGSICVDGVSLTVNEVDDAGFEVALIPHTVANTAFAATGVGSAVNLEIDLVARYVERLIALPAQEARA, encoded by the coding sequence GTGTTTACTGGAATCATCGAAGGCGTCGGCCACCTGGCCGCTCGCGATCCCCTTGGCGGCGATGTCCGCTTCACCTTCCATGTTGGCAGCCTGCCGTTCGAGCACGTGCAGATGGGCGAGAGCATCGCCATCAACGGCGTGTGCCTGACCGTGGTCGCCTTCGACGCGACCTCGTTCGCGGCCGATGCTTCGACCGAGACGCTCGGCCTGACCACGCTGGGCCAGCTGGCCCCCGGTGCTGTGATCAACCTGGAACGGGCCATGCGCCCGACCGACCGCTTGGGCGGCCACCTGGTCAGCGGCCATGTCGACGGCCTGGGCCAGGTGCTGTCCATCCATGAGGATGCGCGCGCCCAGCGTTGGCGCTTCGCCGCCCCGGCCGGACTGCTGCGCTATATCGCGAAGAAGGGCTCGATCTGCGTGGACGGGGTCAGCCTGACCGTCAATGAAGTGGACGATGCCGGCTTCGAGGTCGCGCTGATTCCGCATACCGTGGCCAACACCGCCTTCGCCGCCACCGGCGTGGGCAGCGCGGTGAACCTGGAAATCGACCTGGTCGCCCGTTATGTCGAACGTCTGATCGCCCTCCCGGCACAGGAAGCCCGCGCATGA
- the ribH gene encoding 6,7-dimethyl-8-ribityllumazine synthase — MSHYEGDLRTPEAARFAILASRWNARITDVLVAGARQSLAGNGIEEAAIDVIRVPGAWELPLVAARLAAAHEHAAIIALGCVIRGDTRHYEHVADGCAEGLMRVQLDFGVPVLNGVLAVERAEDAEARAGGSHGNKGEEAALTALEMVNLLEQLP; from the coding sequence ATGAGCCACTACGAAGGCGACCTTCGCACCCCCGAAGCGGCCCGTTTCGCCATCCTCGCCAGCCGCTGGAACGCCCGCATCACCGACGTGCTGGTGGCCGGTGCGCGCCAGAGCCTGGCCGGCAACGGCATCGAGGAAGCGGCCATCGACGTGATCCGCGTCCCGGGCGCCTGGGAACTGCCGCTGGTTGCCGCCCGCCTGGCCGCAGCGCATGAACATGCCGCGATCATCGCCCTGGGCTGTGTGATCCGTGGCGACACCCGCCACTACGAACACGTGGCCGATGGCTGCGCCGAAGGCCTGATGCGCGTGCAGCTGGACTTCGGCGTGCCGGTGCTCAACGGCGTGCTGGCCGTGGAACGTGCCGAGGACGCCGAAGCGCGCGCCGGTGGCAGCCACGGCAACAAGGGTGAGGAAGCCGCACTGACGGCGTTGGAAATGGTCAATCTTCTGGAGCAGTTGCCGTGA
- the nusB gene encoding transcription antitermination factor NusB, which translates to MNKPNPGKPSGKPVRRDGIDPVLRSRARRRALQAIYAWQISGGNAQSVIAQFAHEQAREIADLAYFEALVHGVLDHRKSLDEALDPFVDRGIDEVDAIERAALRVAAYELLYRQDVPYRVVINEAIESTKRFGSEHGHTYVNGVLDRAAVEWRKTESGH; encoded by the coding sequence GTGAACAAACCAAACCCGGGCAAGCCCTCCGGCAAGCCAGTCCGCCGCGATGGCATCGACCCCGTGCTGCGCTCGCGCGCGCGCCGTCGCGCCCTGCAGGCGATCTACGCGTGGCAGATCTCCGGCGGCAACGCGCAGTCGGTGATCGCCCAGTTCGCCCACGAACAGGCCCGCGAAATCGCCGACCTGGCCTACTTCGAAGCGCTGGTGCACGGCGTGCTCGACCACCGCAAGAGCTTGGACGAGGCGCTGGATCCGTTCGTGGACCGCGGCATCGACGAGGTCGATGCGATCGAGCGCGCTGCGCTGCGCGTGGCCGCCTATGAACTGCTGTACCGCCAGGACGTGCCGTACCGCGTGGTGATCAACGAAGCGATCGAGTCGACCAAGCGCTTCGGTTCCGAACACGGCCACACCTATGTCAACGGTGTGCTGGACCGCGCGGCGGTCGAGTGGCGCAAGACCGAAAGCGGACACTGA
- the thiL gene encoding thiamine-phosphate kinase: MSLAEFSLIERIRTRTRARADVVLGIGDDAALLQPRAGEQLVVTADTLNSGVHFPAETPPYDIGWKTLAVNLSDLASMGARPSWCVLALSLPDAETAWVDAFADGFFALADLHDIVLVGGDTTRGPLSLSVTAMGQVAAGTALRRDAAQVGDDIWVSGTLGDAAVALRAWQAGTLDVRSPAGDAQVDYLRQRLARPTPRVALGTALVGIARAAVDISDGLLADLGHICERSGVGAQIDPEQLPISAAARARIGLAHARDAALRGGDDYELCFTAAPAQRAALAELASRLALPLTRVGVIVAGNGVSTGSESTGPSGYEHFNEL, encoded by the coding sequence ATGTCCCTTGCCGAATTCTCCCTGATCGAACGCATCCGCACGCGCACCCGCGCGCGTGCCGACGTGGTGCTTGGCATCGGCGACGATGCCGCGCTGCTGCAGCCGCGTGCCGGCGAGCAGCTGGTGGTGACCGCCGACACCCTTAACAGCGGCGTGCATTTCCCGGCCGAAACCCCACCCTACGACATTGGCTGGAAAACCCTGGCGGTGAACCTGTCCGACCTGGCCTCGATGGGCGCGCGCCCGTCGTGGTGCGTGCTGGCGCTGTCGCTGCCGGACGCGGAAACGGCGTGGGTGGATGCGTTTGCCGACGGTTTCTTCGCCCTGGCCGACCTGCATGACATCGTGCTGGTCGGCGGCGACACCACGCGTGGCCCGCTGTCGCTGTCGGTCACCGCGATGGGGCAGGTCGCCGCGGGCACGGCACTGCGCCGCGACGCCGCCCAGGTGGGCGACGACATCTGGGTCAGCGGCACGCTCGGCGATGCCGCAGTCGCGCTGCGCGCGTGGCAGGCCGGCACGCTGGACGTGCGCTCCCCGGCCGGAGACGCCCAGGTCGATTACCTGCGCCAGCGCCTAGCCCGGCCCACGCCACGGGTGGCACTGGGCACTGCGCTGGTGGGCATTGCGCGTGCCGCAGTGGACATCTCCGACGGCCTGCTCGCCGACCTTGGCCACATCTGCGAGCGCAGTGGGGTCGGTGCGCAGATCGATCCCGAACAGCTGCCCATTTCCGCAGCCGCGCGCGCCCGCATCGGCCTGGCCCATGCACGCGATGCCGCGCTGCGCGGCGGCGACGACTACGAACTGTGTTTCACCGCTGCGCCCGCACAACGTGCAGCGCTGGCTGAGCTGGCCAGCCGTCTGGCGCTGCCGCTCACCCGTGTCGGCGTCATCGTCGCCGGCAACGGCGTCAGCACCGGCAGTGAATCAACTGGCCCAAGCGGCTACGAACACTTCAACGAGCTGTAA
- the ribB gene encoding 3,4-dihydroxy-2-butanone-4-phosphate synthase translates to MNFAPIPEILEDIRLGRMVVIVDDEDRENEGDLIMAAELVKPSDINFMVTHGRGLVCLPLTRERAADLGLAPMVQANTAQFQTNFTVSIEAAEGVTTGISAYDRAHTIRTAVKPDAKPADLHQPGHIFPLIAQPGGVLTRAGHTEAGVDLAMLAGLEPAGVLVEILNPDGSMARRPELEVFAREHGLKMGSIADLIAYRLATEKTVERVDERDIDTEFGPFKLVTYRDRIAHDLHFALVRGTPDTEPTLVRVQVENPLADLLHWRRDDFGVAATDALRAIAAAERGVMVVLSAPRDTNSLLARLRQQPQPVTPGKDKDVSQWRRNGAGAQILSDLGLGKLRVLGTPRRQIGLAGYGLEIIDTVTP, encoded by the coding sequence ATGAATTTCGCCCCCATCCCCGAGATCCTCGAGGACATCCGCCTCGGCCGCATGGTGGTCATCGTCGACGACGAAGACCGCGAGAACGAAGGCGACCTGATCATGGCCGCCGAGCTGGTCAAGCCGTCGGACATCAACTTCATGGTCACCCACGGCCGTGGCCTGGTGTGCCTGCCGCTGACCCGCGAGCGCGCCGCCGACCTGGGCTTGGCGCCGATGGTGCAGGCCAATACCGCGCAGTTCCAGACCAACTTCACGGTCAGCATCGAGGCCGCCGAAGGGGTCACCACCGGCATTTCCGCCTACGACCGCGCGCACACCATCCGCACCGCAGTGAAGCCCGACGCCAAGCCGGCCGACCTGCACCAGCCGGGCCACATCTTCCCGCTGATCGCCCAGCCGGGCGGCGTGCTGACCCGCGCCGGGCACACCGAAGCAGGCGTCGACCTGGCGATGCTGGCCGGGCTGGAACCGGCCGGCGTGCTGGTGGAGATCCTCAACCCGGACGGGAGCATGGCGCGCCGCCCGGAGCTGGAAGTGTTCGCCCGCGAGCATGGCCTGAAGATGGGCTCGATCGCCGACCTGATCGCCTACCGGCTGGCGACCGAGAAGACGGTCGAGCGCGTCGACGAGCGCGACATCGACACCGAGTTCGGCCCCTTCAAGCTGGTCACCTACCGCGACCGGATCGCCCACGACCTGCATTTCGCCCTGGTCCGTGGCACCCCCGACACCGAGCCGACCCTGGTCCGGGTCCAGGTGGAGAACCCGCTGGCCGACCTGCTGCACTGGCGCCGCGATGATTTCGGCGTGGCCGCCACCGACGCCCTGCGCGCCATTGCCGCCGCCGAACGTGGCGTGATGGTGGTGCTCTCGGCCCCGCGCGACACCAACAGCCTGCTGGCCCGCCTGCGCCAGCAGCCGCAGCCGGTCACCCCGGGCAAGGACAAGGACGTGAGCCAGTGGCGCCGCAACGGTGCCGGCGCCCAGATCCTGTCCGACCTCGGCCTGGGCAAGCTACGCGTGCTCGGCACCCCGCGCCGCCAGATCGGCCTGGCCGGCTACGGCCTGGAAATCATCGACACAGTAACCCCGTGA
- a CDS encoding FAD-binding oxidoreductase: protein MLALLGEDGWRTDAAALAAHAQDNSWRHALPTGVALPTTREQVVAIVQACRAHAVPIVARGAGTGTTGAAVPVTGSIVLSLARMNRILEIQPGNRCAVVEPGVLNGDLQHALVEHGLFWAPDPSSADICSIGGNLACNAGGPRAVKYGTSRDNVLGLVAVTGAGELIQCGGAYTKDATGYDLTHLLVGSEGTLAVIVEAILKLTPLPVTQAGLRVLYRDANAAAAAVSRLMAQPVVPTRLEFMDARSLELLRRNGAEVPPAGAMLLVEADGDHDTLPYLLQALATAAEGDGILALDVAMEGSAREKLWAARKALSPALRSIAPGKINEDVVVPVSRIPDLVAGVQALAQQYALTIVTFGHAGNGNLHVNILYHPDDADENVRAHAALPKIFELTLALGGTLSGEHGIGLAKRDFMAQAFTPATLAAMRAIKQALDPDGILNPGKVLPPA, encoded by the coding sequence TCGGCGAGGACGGCTGGCGTACCGATGCGGCTGCCCTGGCCGCGCATGCGCAGGACAATTCGTGGCGGCATGCATTGCCGACCGGCGTTGCGCTCCCCACCACGCGCGAGCAGGTGGTGGCCATCGTGCAGGCCTGCCGCGCGCACGCGGTGCCGATCGTGGCGCGCGGCGCCGGCACCGGTACCACCGGGGCGGCGGTGCCGGTCACTGGCAGCATCGTGCTGTCGTTGGCACGCATGAACCGCATCCTGGAGATCCAGCCGGGCAACCGCTGCGCGGTGGTGGAACCAGGCGTGCTCAACGGCGACCTGCAGCACGCGCTGGTGGAACACGGCCTGTTCTGGGCGCCGGACCCATCCAGCGCGGACATCTGCAGCATCGGCGGCAACCTGGCGTGCAATGCCGGCGGCCCGCGCGCGGTGAAGTACGGCACCAGCCGCGACAACGTGCTCGGCCTGGTCGCGGTGACCGGTGCCGGTGAGCTGATCCAGTGCGGCGGCGCCTACACCAAGGATGCCACCGGCTACGACCTGACCCATCTGCTGGTGGGCAGTGAGGGCACGCTGGCGGTGATCGTGGAAGCCATCCTGAAACTGACTCCGCTGCCGGTGACCCAGGCCGGGTTGCGCGTGCTGTACCGCGATGCCAATGCGGCCGCCGCCGCGGTGTCGCGGCTGATGGCGCAGCCTGTGGTGCCGACCCGCCTGGAATTCATGGACGCACGCAGCCTGGAGCTGCTGCGCCGGAACGGCGCCGAGGTGCCGCCCGCCGGCGCGATGCTGCTGGTCGAAGCCGATGGCGACCACGACACCCTGCCCTACCTGCTGCAGGCCCTGGCCACCGCTGCCGAAGGCGACGGCATCCTGGCGCTGGACGTGGCGATGGAAGGCAGCGCGCGCGAGAAACTGTGGGCGGCGCGCAAGGCGCTGTCGCCGGCGCTGCGCAGCATCGCGCCGGGCAAGATCAACGAAGACGTGGTGGTGCCGGTGTCGCGCATTCCCGACCTGGTCGCCGGGGTGCAGGCGCTGGCGCAGCAGTACGCCTTGACCATCGTCACCTTTGGGCATGCCGGCAACGGCAACCTGCACGTCAACATCCTGTACCACCCCGACGACGCCGACGAAAACGTACGCGCACACGCCGCGCTGCCGAAGATCTTCGAACTCACGCTGGCGCTGGGCGGCACGCTGTCGGGCGAACATGGGATCGGCCTGGCCAAGCGCGATTTCATGGCCCAGGCGTTCACCCCGGCCACGCTGGCGGCGATGCGGGCGATCAAGCAGGCACTGGATCCGGATGGGATCCTCAATCCGGGGAAGGTGTTGCCGCCTGCGTGA